A portion of the Burkholderia sp. GAS332 genome contains these proteins:
- a CDS encoding gamma-glutamylputrescine oxidase — protein sequence MNAPTPGFNTLDHRADALIANSYYEASAARPLADDPIFEGTLEADVCVIGAGFSGLSVALECRARGLSVVVLDAHRPGWGASGRNGGQTLVGFAKDEIIERQLGLDGARAAWAMSVEGVGLVRERIERYGIDCDFTAGYLTVATKPKRVPDLRSWMESASQRWGYTKLSWLDTDEVRSRVASRRYLAGVYDPFSGHLHPLKYCLGLADAARRDGAQLFAHSPVVEVVRGARPIVRTAQGEVRCRFVAACGNATIGEVLPAPVAARIAPIASYIVATEPLGKARADALIKGREAICDNNFFLDYFRLSADHRVLFGGRASSTGASPVQLGEEIRKRMIGVFPQLGDVRIDYAWGGFVDVTRNRAPDFGSIDPNYFYVQGFSGHGVALTGIAGRVIAKAMAGETAAFDLFAQLRHARFPGGPALRGPALELGMMYHRILELF from the coding sequence ATGAATGCTCCGACTCCTGGCTTTAACACCCTCGACCACCGCGCCGATGCGCTGATCGCCAACTCCTACTACGAAGCGAGCGCGGCCCGTCCGCTTGCCGACGATCCGATATTCGAGGGCACGCTGGAGGCCGACGTCTGCGTGATCGGTGCGGGCTTCTCAGGTTTGTCGGTGGCGCTGGAATGCCGGGCGCGCGGCTTGTCGGTGGTGGTGCTCGACGCGCATCGTCCCGGTTGGGGCGCATCGGGCCGCAACGGCGGACAGACGCTGGTCGGTTTCGCGAAAGACGAGATCATCGAACGGCAACTCGGGCTCGACGGCGCGCGCGCGGCGTGGGCCATGTCGGTAGAAGGCGTGGGCCTGGTGCGTGAGCGCATCGAACGCTATGGCATCGATTGCGATTTCACCGCCGGCTATCTGACGGTGGCGACCAAGCCGAAACGTGTGCCGGATTTGCGTTCGTGGATGGAATCGGCGTCGCAACGCTGGGGCTATACGAAGCTCTCTTGGCTCGATACCGATGAAGTGCGTTCACGCGTCGCTTCGCGACGCTATCTGGCTGGCGTCTACGATCCGTTTTCCGGGCATCTGCATCCGCTCAAATATTGCCTCGGCCTCGCCGACGCAGCACGTCGTGACGGTGCGCAACTGTTTGCGCATTCGCCGGTGGTCGAAGTCGTGCGAGGTGCGCGCCCTATCGTGCGTACCGCTCAGGGCGAAGTGCGGTGCCGTTTCGTCGCGGCGTGCGGTAACGCGACGATCGGCGAGGTATTGCCCGCGCCGGTGGCCGCGCGCATCGCGCCAATTGCGTCTTATATCGTCGCCACGGAGCCGCTCGGCAAAGCGCGCGCCGACGCGCTGATCAAAGGGCGCGAGGCGATTTGCGACAACAACTTCTTCCTCGATTACTTCCGCTTGTCCGCTGATCACCGCGTGCTATTCGGCGGACGCGCAAGTTCGACCGGCGCCTCGCCCGTGCAGCTCGGCGAAGAGATTCGAAAACGCATGATCGGCGTGTTCCCTCAACTCGGCGATGTGCGAATCGACTATGCGTGGGGCGGTTTTGTCGACGTGACCCGCAATCGCGCGCCCGATTTTGGCTCGATCGATCCGAACTACTTCTACGTGCAGGGATTTTCGGGGCACGGTGTGGCGTTGACCGGCATTGCCGGTCGTGTGATTGCCAAAGCGATGGCCGGTGAGACGGCCGCTTTCGATCTGTTCGCGCAACTGCGGCATGCGCGATTTCCAGGAGGACCGGCGTTGCGTGGGCCGGCGCTAGAACTGGGGATGATGTATCACCGGATTCTGGAGTTGTTCTAG
- a CDS encoding gamma-glutamylputrescine oxidase yields the protein MLRFSNQPHVASYYAATANDTTRHPPLEETLNVDVCVIGAGLTGISTALNLAERGHSVAVLEASKVGWAASGRNGGQLIGGFACDIDTFAKFMPADDVKRVWDMGLETLDIVKERVAKHQIDCDLTIGYLTAANKPRDTDALQKWRDEAQQRFGYDRYSYVDADGVGEYVQSQRYLGGLFDADSGHLHPLNYTLGLARAAREAGVQIFEDSCVTALRVENGRHVAETARGKVNAQFVVLACNTYLGQLAPDLASKIMPVGTYVIATEPLDPDRAEALMPAKAAVCDSRFVLDYFRPAPDNRLLWGGKVSYSKLAPRNLGEAMRRDMLKTFPQLGDVKIDYAWGGFVDITMNRAPHFGRLSPTVYFAQGFSGHGVNTTGLAGKLIAEAIDGQAARFDLFGKIRHRDFPGGATLRTPALVLAMAWYRMKDLL from the coding sequence ATGCTCCGATTCTCAAACCAGCCTCACGTCGCCTCGTATTACGCAGCAACCGCTAACGACACCACACGCCATCCCCCGCTCGAAGAGACGCTCAATGTCGACGTCTGCGTGATCGGCGCGGGACTCACCGGTATTTCGACGGCTTTGAATCTCGCCGAACGCGGTCACTCGGTGGCGGTGCTTGAAGCATCGAAAGTCGGATGGGCCGCGAGCGGCCGCAACGGTGGCCAGTTGATCGGCGGTTTTGCCTGCGATATCGATACATTCGCGAAGTTCATGCCCGCGGATGACGTGAAGCGTGTTTGGGACATGGGGCTCGAAACCCTGGATATCGTCAAGGAGCGCGTCGCGAAGCATCAGATCGATTGCGATCTGACCATCGGGTATCTGACCGCGGCGAACAAGCCGCGCGATACGGATGCGCTGCAAAAATGGCGTGACGAAGCGCAACAGCGCTTCGGCTATGACCGCTACAGTTATGTCGACGCCGACGGCGTCGGCGAGTATGTTCAATCGCAGCGCTACCTCGGCGGATTATTCGACGCGGACAGCGGCCATCTGCACCCGCTGAATTACACGCTCGGTCTGGCGCGCGCGGCACGCGAGGCCGGCGTACAGATTTTCGAAGACAGTTGCGTCACGGCGTTGCGTGTGGAAAACGGCCGGCACGTGGCCGAAACCGCGCGCGGCAAGGTGAATGCGCAATTCGTCGTGCTCGCCTGCAATACCTATCTCGGCCAACTCGCGCCGGATCTCGCCAGCAAGATCATGCCGGTCGGCACCTACGTGATCGCCACCGAACCGCTCGACCCTGATCGCGCCGAAGCGCTGATGCCGGCGAAAGCGGCAGTGTGCGACAGCCGCTTCGTGCTGGACTATTTCCGGCCTGCGCCGGACAATCGCCTGCTGTGGGGCGGTAAAGTCAGCTACTCGAAGCTCGCGCCGCGCAATCTCGGTGAAGCGATGCGCCGCGATATGCTGAAAACCTTCCCGCAACTCGGCGATGTCAAAATCGACTATGCGTGGGGTGGTTTCGTTGACATCACCATGAATCGCGCGCCGCATTTCGGTCGGTTGTCGCCTACGGTGTACTTCGCACAAGGCTTCTCGGGGCACGGTGTCAACACCACCGGGCTCGCGGGCAAGCTGATTGCAGAAGCGATCGACGGCCAGGCAGCGCGCTTCGATCTGTTCGGCAAAATTCGGCACCGCGACTTCCCGGGCGGCGCTACACTGCGCACCCCTGCCCTCGTGCTTGCGATGGCCTGGTATCGAATGAAGGACCTGCTTTGA
- a CDS encoding amino acid/amide ABC transporter substrate-binding protein, HAAT family — MRRIATIMATLLAAGFTLSSSAQVVVTIGHSAPLTGPQAPNGKDNENGARLAVDELNKDGVTVAGQKVTFKLDSEDDQADPKIGVQVAQKLVDSGVVAVVGPYNSGVAIPASRVFNAGGVPMLPVASNPALTKQGFKNIFRIGASDEQLGGTMGQFAAKTLKARTAAVIDDRTAYGQGVAEQFIKTAKANGIQIVDQEFTNSTATDFLGILTTIKAKNPDVIFFGGYAAQGAPMAKQMRQRGLRAKLLGGDGICSADMGKVAGDAASIVYCAQGGVALEKTAAGRAFLQKYKAAYNIDTQVYAVSYYDGVKLLADAMVKAGTTTDKAKLTAQLAKENYKGVAGTYSFDEYGDLKGAPTTVYVIKNGLPVPYGE; from the coding sequence ATGCGCCGCATCGCAACAATAATGGCCACCTTGCTGGCCGCTGGTTTTACCTTGTCCTCAAGTGCCCAGGTCGTGGTCACTATCGGTCATTCGGCACCTCTCACGGGGCCTCAGGCACCAAATGGCAAAGACAACGAGAATGGCGCTCGGCTCGCCGTCGATGAACTGAACAAGGACGGCGTCACAGTTGCGGGACAGAAGGTCACCTTCAAACTGGATTCGGAAGACGACCAGGCGGACCCGAAAATCGGTGTGCAGGTTGCACAGAAGCTTGTTGACAGCGGCGTCGTCGCCGTCGTCGGACCCTACAACTCGGGCGTAGCCATTCCCGCATCGCGAGTCTTCAATGCTGGCGGAGTGCCGATGTTGCCGGTCGCCTCTAACCCGGCTCTGACGAAGCAAGGCTTCAAGAACATTTTCCGGATTGGCGCGAGCGACGAACAACTCGGCGGCACGATGGGACAGTTCGCTGCGAAGACGTTGAAGGCCCGGACTGCAGCAGTCATTGATGACCGCACCGCTTATGGTCAGGGCGTCGCGGAACAGTTCATCAAGACGGCGAAGGCCAACGGTATCCAGATTGTCGATCAGGAGTTCACCAATTCGACCGCCACCGACTTTCTTGGGATTTTGACCACCATCAAGGCCAAGAACCCGGACGTGATTTTCTTTGGTGGTTATGCCGCGCAGGGGGCCCCGATGGCAAAGCAGATGCGTCAACGTGGACTGCGTGCAAAGCTGCTCGGTGGCGATGGCATTTGCTCCGCTGATATGGGCAAGGTCGCCGGCGATGCTGCGTCTATCGTCTACTGTGCACAAGGCGGTGTCGCACTTGAGAAGACGGCGGCAGGTCGCGCGTTCCTGCAGAAGTACAAGGCTGCCTACAACATTGATACGCAGGTCTACGCCGTCAGCTACTACGACGGTGTGAAGTTGCTTGCCGACGCTATGGTGAAGGCGGGGACGACGACCGACAAGGCGAAGCTGACCGCTCAACTCGCGAAGGAAAACTACAAGGGAGTCGCCGGGACATATTCGTTTGACGAGTATGGTGACCTCAAGGGCGCTCCGACCACCGTGTACGTCATCAAAAATGGTTTGCCGGTTCCGTACGGCGAGTAA
- a CDS encoding proline racemase gives MKITRTISTVEVHTGGEAFRIVTSGLPRLPGDTIVKRRAWLKENADDIRKALMFEPRGHADMYGGYLTEPVSPNADFGIIFLHNEGYSDHCGHGVIALSTAAVELGWVQRQIPETRIGIDAPCGFIEAFVQWDGEHAGNVRFVNVPSFIWKKDVTVETPSFGPVTGDIAFGGAFYFYTDGQPHGLEVRESSVEELIRFGTEVKAAANEAFPVEHPEIPEINHIYGTIIANAPRHAGSTQANCCIFADREVDRSPTGSGTAGRVAQLYLRGELGKDDTLVNESIIGTVFKGRVLSETTVGDFKAVIPEVEGKAFVCGFANWIVDERDPLTYGFLVR, from the coding sequence ATGAAAATCACACGCACCATCTCGACTGTTGAAGTCCACACCGGCGGCGAAGCATTCCGCATCGTGACCAGCGGCCTGCCGCGTCTTCCTGGCGATACGATCGTCAAGCGACGCGCGTGGCTGAAGGAGAACGCCGACGATATTCGCAAGGCGCTGATGTTCGAGCCTCGCGGTCATGCCGATATGTACGGAGGGTACCTGACGGAACCGGTGAGTCCGAACGCGGATTTCGGCATCATCTTCCTGCACAACGAGGGTTACAGCGACCACTGCGGGCACGGCGTCATTGCGCTGTCTACAGCAGCGGTCGAACTCGGCTGGGTGCAGCGTCAGATACCGGAGACGCGCATTGGTATCGATGCGCCGTGTGGCTTCATTGAAGCGTTCGTTCAATGGGACGGCGAGCACGCAGGGAATGTCCGCTTCGTGAACGTGCCGTCGTTTATCTGGAAGAAGGACGTCACGGTTGAGACGCCGTCGTTCGGCCCGGTGACTGGCGATATCGCCTTCGGCGGTGCGTTTTATTTCTACACGGACGGGCAGCCACACGGTCTCGAAGTGCGTGAGTCCTCGGTGGAAGAGCTTATCCGTTTCGGTACGGAGGTTAAAGCGGCCGCCAATGAGGCGTTTCCGGTTGAACATCCGGAGATCCCTGAAATCAACCACATCTATGGGACCATCATTGCTAACGCGCCCCGTCATGCGGGCTCCACGCAAGCCAACTGTTGCATCTTTGCAGACCGTGAGGTTGACCGTTCGCCCACGGGCTCTGGAACCGCCGGACGGGTTGCGCAGCTCTATCTGCGCGGGGAGCTCGGAAAAGACGATACGCTGGTGAACGAGTCCATTATCGGTACCGTTTTCAAAGGACGTGTCCTGAGCGAAACCACCGTGGGTGATTTCAAGGCGGTCATCCCGGAAGTCGAAGGCAAAGCTTTCGTATGCGGTTTTGCCAATTGGATAGTGGATGAACGAGACCCGTTGACATACGGGTTCCTCGTTCGATAG